The Pseudonocardia sp. HH130630-07 DNA window GAGCAGCTGAGCGACCTCGCGCTCGACGGCCATCGTGCCCGTCGTCCACACAGTGCCCAGCCCATGCAGGCGCGCGGCCAGCATGAAGCTCCACGCCGCCGGCAGGACCGACCCCCAGTGCCCGGCCTGCCGAGCCGCGGACTGCCCGTCCGTGCGGCCCTCGATGCACGGGATGACCAGAGCAGGCACCCGGTGCAGGTTGTCGTGCAGGTATCGCAGGCCGGTCCACACGCGGTCCATCGATCCGGGCCGTACGTTGGCCCGGCGCTGGTCGGCTCCCGACATCGGGCTGTCGCCCTGGCCTAGCTAGAGCTCGCGCGAGGCCCGGAGCCGGCCGAGGGCCTCCTCCAGGATGGCCTCGCCGTCGGCGTCGCTGCGCCGCTCCTTCACGTAGGCCAGGTGGGTCTTGTACGGCTCGGTGCGGCGGGCCGACGGCGGCTTCTCCGCGTCCCGGCCACCCGGCAGCCCGCAACGGGGGCAGTCCCAGGTGTCCGGGACCTCCGCGTCCGCGGCGAACCAGGTGTTGTTGACGTGCCCGTTGGCACAGTAGAAGGGGATCCGCTCACGCGCCGCGGTCTCGCCGCGCTCGGACTCGCCCATCGGACCGGCCCCGACTCGGGTGCCGCGGATCGCGTTGCCGCCAGCCATCGTCTCTCTCCCCTACACCGTCGCCGCGTTCACTCGCCGGCCAGCAGCAGTCCGTTACCGACCACGGCGATGAACCAGATCAGCCCGACGAAGACCGTGTACCGGGCGATGTTGCGGTCCGCGGCCGCGGAGCCCGAGAGGCTCGACTGCACGCCGCCACCGAAGAGGCTGGTCAGACCCCCACCCTTGCTGCGCTGCAGCAGAACCAGCGCGATCAGCAGCACGCTGGTCACGATGAGGATGATCTGGAGGGTCAGGATCACACGTACTCCCGGATCTGGATAGCCCGCCGAAACCCGAAGAATACTCGGCCGACCCGTCCCCCTCCGCCCCCACCCCGTCCCGCGCCCCCACCCGCCCACCCCTCCCCCGTCGCACTCATGGAGCTTCGGCCTCGTGACACGGGGCCGAAGCTCCATGAGTGGCGGGGTGAGAGGGGTGGGCGGGCGGAGCGGGCGGGTGGGGCCTCAGGGCAGGGGGCCGCCCGCGGCGATCGCGGAGAGCTTCGCGAACTCCTCGGCGTCCAGGCTTGCCCCGCCGACGAGTGCACCGTCCACGTCGGGCTGCGCGACGATCTCCGCGACGTTCGACGACTTCACCGAACCGCCGTAGAGGATCCGGACGCCCGCGGCGACCTCGTCGCCGTAGAGCTCCTGCAGCGTGGCCCGCAGTGCGGTGCAGACCTCCTGGGCGTCCGACGGGCCGGCGACCTTGCCGGTCCCGATGGCCCAGACCGGCTCGTAGGCCAGCACGAGCCCGGCCGCCTGCTCCGCGGTGACCTTCGCCAGGGCGCCGCGGAGCTGGTCGGTGCAGTGCTGCACGTGGGTACCGGCCTCGCGGACGTCCAGGCCCTCGCCGACGCACAGGATCGGGGTGATCCCGTGCCGCAGCGCCGCGTGCACCTTGGTGTTGACGACCGCGTCGTCCTCACCGTGGATCTCGCGGCGCTCCGAGTGCCCGACGACGACGTACCGGCAGCCGAGCTTCGCGAGCATCAGGCCGGA harbors:
- the secG gene encoding preprotein translocase subunit SecG, with product MILTLQIILIVTSVLLIALVLLQRSKGGGLTSLFGGGVQSSLSGSAAADRNIARYTVFVGLIWFIAVVGNGLLLAGE
- the tpiA gene encoding triose-phosphate isomerase; its protein translation is MARTPLIAGNWKMNLNHLEAIAVVQKLAFALPERYFAKVEVAVLPPFTDIRSVQTLIDGDKLKVVHGAQDLSPHDSGAYTGDVSGLMLAKLGCRYVVVGHSERREIHGEDDAVVNTKVHAALRHGITPILCVGEGLDVREAGTHVQHCTDQLRGALAKVTAEQAAGLVLAYEPVWAIGTGKVAGPSDAQEVCTALRATLQELYGDEVAAGVRILYGGSVKSSNVAEIVAQPDVDGALVGGASLDAEEFAKLSAIAAGGPLP
- a CDS encoding RNA polymerase-binding protein RbpA — translated: MAGGNAIRGTRVGAGPMGESERGETAARERIPFYCANGHVNNTWFAADAEVPDTWDCPRCGLPGGRDAEKPPSARRTEPYKTHLAYVKERRSDADGEAILEEALGRLRASREL
- a CDS encoding nitroreductase family protein; amino-acid sequence: MDRVWTGLRYLHDNLHRVPALVIPCIEGRTDGQSAARQAGHWGSVLPAAWSFMLAARLHGLGTVWTTGTMAVEREVAQLLDIPYDDVMQAALIPVAHTLGTDFRSAHRVPVESVLHWDGW